AGTGACTTGAGAGAATCAGTTCAAGGAACAAAAGCtatctttatgttttcaaaacCATACAAAAACCTAAGTTTCTAAGCAAGGATAGAGTGAGAAGATTTGAATCCAGGCTATTCCATTTTTCAATCACCTAAGATATTTTTGTAGACACCCAGAGGTTCATAGGttcaggtgaagcttggaataacctgTATGCATATTTTCAAATCAAGGAGATGAACCTGCTTAGTCCATtgaactttactcgaggacgagcaaaggcctaagtgtgggggagcttgttggtggtGCTTAACTCATATTTGTATCACCAACattaaaacaaaataaaacaaatatgaatACCAAAACATAGAATTAGGGTTTATAACTCAtattttccatgagttttggtatatACTTGTTTTACAGGACAACATGTGATAATACACCAAAATGCACAACCGAGAAGGCGCATTCAAGCAAAACAACAAGCAAAGCCCATCCAACCTTTAGACTTGGGCTAGAAAACTAGCTTGGGAGTCATCTAGGCCTTGCCAGTAACCCACCAAAGCAAGACAATGGCGAGTGGGCTGGCCTAGGGTGTGGCTGCACCCATGGTGAAGGTGCACCACACCTAGCTCTACTCAGCCCCACCTTGCTCAGGTGGTGCATTTAATGCTGGGCGAGGCGGTTGCATGTGGTGCTTCCTAAAATACACGAGCAAACCATCATACTCAAGCTATAAAAAGGAGGCCCCCTCTTCACATTTGAACATCATCATACACTTGGAGAAGAAGAGCAATAGCACCTACATTTCCATTAGCATGTAGCAAGGCTAGagtagggagtgagtgaggaaagagtgagaggaatagcggagtagcggttccctctacttcttgtactcaGCAAGCCTTGTACATCGGGTGGATAGAATGCCAGACTTGTTGGCTTCctcctctacacttgtacctcaaTGATCATCCTGCTACTTGGACTAAGACGTTCATGTTCATCTTTTGATTTTGAGCTCTTAAGAAAGTTATCTTTGTTTTTACAAGCTTGCGGGTTCGTCATTCGTCCCCTGGGAGAATACTCttgtagaggactcctgataaagatgaaagttcctggccaacgctagagtagtaacgGTTAGCATAGAAGTGGTGTCTAAGCTACAcattacctttgtttgcctcatcctctagttgaggggtaggcagtagGTTGTGATAGCCCTATCTATCCTTTttaatcccccatgtttggatATGGTGAAGAGCTATAGGCTGGTATCGCTTAGCAGACTAAgcgtaagtcggtgcccaaagcAAGTCTGTAGTGGCAAAGTTACCTTTCCTTAGGTCCTCTAATCTCTAGAAAAACCTCACTACTCGAGTTAtccttcctcttgtcctcctggGCAAACTAGCTAAAAGACTACTTACACCTCCGTTCCTCATGGAAATACAATACCCTGAATAccaccgggtgaagtgctacaatagtacttccgtgcgcttgtggacttTTCTGCTTACGCTAAGAAGCACCAACGAAATCCTGGCAAGGAAACCATAGTCCCACTTCAAAGAAATCATGAAAAACAACAGCGTCATAAGGCTTCGGGCAGGGGACCTTTTCTCGGCCTAGAGCGTAGCACAAACCGCGGAGTGAAGATTTGAGAAGTCCTTGGGCAACATAGTCATCAAGATCCTTCTTGGTCACACATGAATGACATATCCTTGTACTTGGCCAGAGTCAGATTCAGCTGTCTAGCAACAACAACTGGCATGGGTCCTGCCATCttgccttcttctccttcttctacaATCTCCACATCAGTATCGATCTCTTCGATGGCTTCATCGTGCAAAGGACCCTATCTATTTGGTGATTGCACCATCATCTCCTCGCCACCGCTTGGCGAATGAGTATGTGACTCTGAGCTAGAGCCATCTGATGAGCTCCCGCTAGACAAACTATCACCAGGTGATGACTCACTTGACATCTATCCAGACATAAAACATACGAAAACCCAAAACTAGAAAATAGTAAAGAAGCAAAAGCAGTGAACAGCCACAACAATACAATTACAAAGAAGTAATAGAGAATAGGTAAAGTGGGACTCAACTGCAGAGAGCTTGGTGAAAAGGGGAGTCCTGAGGAATATAGATAGGTAGTCGACCAAGCCAAGCGAAAACCAAAAGAGCGAATGCTCAGATTACACCTAGAGGCCTAAGGAAAGAAGAGAACGCATGGCTCTCCGGTCAGGGAGGGAACCTTATATAGCCGCCCAACGGGTGGCGTGCGCATTGAGAAACTACCGCGATGGTTCACCCAACTACCACGACGTTTCAGCTACCGTGAACAATAACTGCCGCATGCAGtcccaaaaaaatatatatttaaaaaatGAGCAGAAAATGCTCGGTACACCATGCCACGACGGCTTGGAAAATGCTACATAGCTCCCCCCTTCGCCGGGGATGGTGTCCAAACCCCACAACACATCCGCTCCTTTAGCGACAATGGGCATCCAGGCGAAAAGCGAAAACCTTGTGGCGTGATGCTGAGGGGCTAATGTTGGGGGCAGGACCGGCCTCTTGGCGCCCTAGCAGGCCTCGGACACCGCCCTATTTCAGAGGTGAAAGTGCATCCATCATTTCACCATGGAGAAATGGCAGGAACACATGAGCAAGGGGATGTGAGTTCATGCCATCGGGCCTTCATTTCGCTAAGGCGATACGGTGGCGGCAGTATGAGCTCTGATTTGTGACCCCTAGGCTCATTTTGCGGTGCAGAATTTTGGGCCCCTTGCTACTATATCGCTCACAATTCATGGTCGCCCATACCTACTCGCCTCTACGAATGGGACTATGACACTACCAAGCAGGGGGTGGGTCTTTTCATTTTGGCAAAAAGAGCAACCTAGACTAGATTAGTGTGGCTAGTGGCATTGAGTTGACTTGGGCTATTCTACTAGGTGAATGGCTGTTCATTTGTTTTATTGGTTTTGAAGGTTTCACCAAAAGAGGGGTCATCTGCCCTCATGAAGCCGATAGCTCCTGCCCACCTAGGCCCGCATGATCGGTCAAGGAGCAGCAAGAGGCAAAGCCGGTCAGATCCCCTAGGGCCGATGTTGCTCGAGGCAGGCGATAACTCTGAATGGCGAACAAGCCCAAAGCGCTAGGGAATATTCCTCGAATGTGTAGCAGTTGAAGGGGCATTATTGTTCGATGGAAAGCCTACGGGCGTGTATAAATAGCCCCTATTGGGGGAGTGTAAAAGGAGAGAGGAACAGGATCAATAAAGCTATTCTTTTCATTTCGCTCATCCATATTTCGCACATTAATTCACATTTCAGTTAGCCCATGTGGCAACCCGGTGTTCAAAGGCTTGGGCCTAGAACAACACCATttaggaccttacaagtggtattagagtcaTAGTAACCATTTGATTAAGGCTTAagaaccttcggtgtcaaaagatggctcaaattgtgttcaaccatgttgggggcaaaccaccgcactttgatggcacatgctataactattggaagagaaagatgaagatgtatttgggttcaatcaatgatcaagtgtgggatgtcACCGAGAGTGACTTTGTAATTCTTGATCCCACCAACCTCACCAACAATAACaaagccaacaagcaatgcaacactatggctctcaacaccatctacaatgcaaTTGAtgcaaaggtgtttgagcaaatcaaagatcttgagaGAGCTAGTGAAGTGTGggagagattggaggaaacatatgagggcccaccgatggtcaagagtgccaagttgtacatcctcaaggataagttgactaGCTTCATGATGATGGATGATGAAAGCATCCCGGAGATGTTTCGtagattgcaagtgattgtcaatgatctcaaggcaTTGGGTGAGAAAGTAAAAGATGGTGATGTCTCTCACCGATTCTTGATGAGCTTAGATCTAAGGTTTGAGACATTAAGATTGGTCATTATTAGAtgaggattgaaggacataacccctaaccaagtactaggtgatgtcatgacacaagagacataccatgtggaaagagagggggttgacgaagatgagaagaaggatgatgacaagaagaagaaaagtgtagcattcaaggctagcacatcatcaaagaacaagggctagtcaaagaaagaagaattaagtgatggtgaagatgctagtgacattgatgatgaagcgatGACTCTCTTTGTACGtaagtttggcaagttcatgaagaagggctatggtgcaagaaagagaagagacaacaacaagagcaaagactatgtgagaagatgctacaagtgcaagagcaaggatcacattgtagtggattgtccctacaatagtgacaatgatgaggatgagaagaataaggaaaagaaggaaaagaaagagaagaaggagaagaagatgacattctgaaagaagaagaaaggtggctgCTATCTAGAAGAAGACACTTGCAAGCATagctatcaacaacaagccttctctcttcgacactccattgacTTGCTTCATGGCAAAGCCCACTaaagtaaaatatgatgagagtgataatgatgattgtgaaagtgatgattgtaggagtgatgatgatgatgaggaggactcCAAGGAGTCTCTCATGGATATGTTGGAGAATGCCCATACTTGTCTTGAGATGAAgtgaaaggagtgcaaagaattgggCAAAAGTGTTAAATCTCTttagcaatcctttgatgagctcaatgccactcatgagtggctaatggaagcccatgagaagcttggcaaagcttactctaagcttgaaaaggctcactcctctctccttaaGAAAGCCAAGAAGGAGGTCATTGTGACATGTGACGTGGGCTCTACTTGTGATCTAATTAATGAATCTTTCTTGgaacctatcattgttgctcccactaacccttcttgtagcacttccacttttacttcacctttgagtgatggtttcacttgtgatgcctcactagtgatggaaaatgaaaccctcaaggaggtaaatgagctcactcatgcctaaGGCAATGCGTATGGTGGAGgtgcctgcttgctaaagtgcttgggtagccaaagattttctctcaacaaagagggattgggctataccccaagaaaggcaaggcagcctttatcactcccaaagctagatttgtgaagggcaatggtcggttttgcaatagatgtaagcaagttgggcatgtagagcaatattgcaataacaagaataaggaacctaatgtatcctcaattatgtttgattcttgttatttgcttaccaagggtgccaatggtgtaaaggctaagttcattggtgcacctatTGTGGGCTCCGAGAAGAGAGCCATTTGGGTGCCCAAgaccttagtgactaaccttcaaggacccaagcaagtttgggtacataAAAGGAagtgatcttcttttgtaggtcaattataaagccagaggaaggcattgggtacttgatagtgggtgcacacaacacatgaccggtgattcaagaatgttcaattcaatcaacacaaataGCAATGATGGGgttgatagtataacatttgttgataatggcaaaggcaaggtcaaaggccttggtaagattgcaatatccaatgacttgggCATTTCTAATGTGTTACTGCTAGTAGAGAGgttgaacttcaatctattgtTGGTAGCAcaactttgtgatcttggtttcaagagcatatttggagttgatgatgtagagatcataagtgtagatggctctaacttgatattcaaaggatttagaaataagaatctatacttagttgatttcaatgctagtgaagctcaattgtcaacatgcttgctcactaaatctagcatgggttggttatgtcatagaaggcttggttatgttggaatgaaacaattgaacaaattgattaagcatgatctagtaagGGGCTTacaagatgtcatatttgagaaggataagttatgtagtgcatgtcaagccagaaaacaagttgctaacacacatcctaagaagagcatcatgagcacatctaaggcatttgagttactacacatggatttgtttgggccaacaatatacactagcattggtggaaacaaatatggatttgtgatagtggatgttttcacaagatacacatgggtcttctttcttgttgataaaagtgatgtgtttgctagTTTCaaaacattcatcaagagaatacacaatgagtttgaaacaaccatcaagaaagtaagaagtgacaatggtagtgaatttaagaatacaagaattgatgagttatatgatgaatttggaattagacatcaatagtcagccaagtacactccataatcaaatggccttgttgagagaaagaatagaacactcattattatggcaaggtctatgcttagtgagtacaatgttagtCATTCATTCTAgactgaagcaatcaacatggcttgctactatagcaaccaccactattgtcaccccatgatggagaacacaccctatgagctattgaatggaagaaagcccaacattgcacactttagagtctttggttgcaaatgctacattttGAACAAAtgtactagattgagcaagtttgagaagaaatgtaaTGAAGGGTTCTTACTTGGGTATTCCACTACTAGTAAGGCttgtagagtttggaatttggcaagtggtactcttgagaaagttcatgatgttgaatttgatgaaaccaagggttcacaagaggaagatgagaatctagatgatgtgagaggcactcaattggtcaatgcaatgaacaACATGGATATTaatgatataaggcctagagaagtgatttatgttgaagatgacaagaatcaagtgctctctaactcaaatgtgcaagctagtggttctcatgatcaaaatcaagctagtacaagtggtgctcaagtgcaagatcaacaacaagtggctagtacatcatctcaaccaaatgaccaaccaagtgcaagcaatcaagttcaagtacTTCAACCCATCAATGTTTTTTTGATGGCACTagccaaccaatgttgcaagagatcatccattggactctataattggagatatttcaagaggtgtgcaaactagatcaagattggcatcattttgtgagcatttctcatttgtctcatccattgaaccaaagaagatagatgaagctttgaaggatgttgattgggtcaatgccatgcatgaagagctaaacaacttcacaagaaatcaagtatgggagttagttgggaggactaaggatcataatgtgattgtaactaagtgggtcttttggaacaagcaagatcaagatgggatactAGTAAGGAACAAGAGGGACTTTAGGCTTTCAATAGACTCTGCGCAAAGGGTACAACTATACCCACATGGAGAATGGGACGAACCACCACACCCATGCccgagtaagggttgcctcatgactccaacctttccctaatccaaCCAAGGATGTCCACGGACGGTTTGATTGGTTTCTGGGTAATGCTACCATATCTACCCGGTGCCACCTTCATGCTAGATCAATGGACAAACTGGTCGCAATTAGTTACTCGGCTTACCATCCCCATTTGTGGCATGTGGTCTGTACAGATGGTTACTCAGACTCACTATAACAATAAATGGTCCTTAGCTGCTTTGCGAGCAATgtcacttgagatcccacactcaaaGTGACCTTACTCCTCGCACAAGTAAAGAGTAAGTAAAAAGTTGACCTTTGAGTTATATCTCTAGTTAGGGTTGGACCTTTGAGGCAGGTTTTTGAAACCAAAGTCTTTTGAAAAACCTTTGTTTGGAAAAACAAAATATTTTTCAGAAACAAACTCAAATCAGAAGACTTTGATACTTGTTTTCAGTTTTCTAAAACAAAATGTTTTTTCTTTTGAAAGATAAAGCTTTGGCAAAGCAAATTTGGTTTTCCCAAAACCTTTTTAAAGCAACACTTTTGAAACTAGAAGAGATCAAgatttataaaacaaaacctttttGCAAGCATTTTGTTTGATAAATCGTTCGTGAATTATTTTGGAAACAAATTGATTTTTGAAAAGAATTCAGACTCTCTTTTGAATAGAGAAAGACCTGTCGAAAGGTTTTATAGTTGTCCTAGTCATATGTGAGTACCTATGAATCAAGTTAATGACCGCCCAAATTTTTTGTGATTAATTATCCTGGAGAAGCTCCTACACTCCCTTTTCAAACTCATCTTCTACCATAACAACAACTAAGCATTGCATTAACGGATTCCCAA
This DNA window, taken from Miscanthus floridulus cultivar M001 chromosome 13, ASM1932011v1, whole genome shotgun sequence, encodes the following:
- the LOC136499754 gene encoding uncharacterized protein, with translation MAQIVFNHVGGKPPHFDGTCYNYWKRKMKMYLGSINDQVWDVTESDFVILDPTNLTNNNKANKQCNTMALNTIYNAIDAKVFEQIKDLERASEVWERLEETYEGPPMVKSAKLYILKDKLTSFMMMDDESIPEMFRRLQVIVNDLKALGEKVKDGDVSHRFLMSLDLRSDDDDEEDSKESLMDMLENAHTCLEMK